Genomic window (Streptomyces yatensis):
GATGCGCTCGACCTGCTCGCGCACCAGCGCGAGCGCCACCCCGATGGGGCTGATGACCTCGCTGTGGCGGGCGATGCGTCCTTCGAGCCCGGCGGAGGCGGCCAGGTGCGGAGTCACCGCCGCCGCTCCCCCGCCGCCGCCCACGAGGAGGGCGGTGTCGCGGTCCAGGCGGTAGTCGCGCATCATGGCGTCCACCACGGACTTGACCTGCTCTGTCCCCGCGTCGAGCACCGACCGCGCCGCACCGGCCACGTCCGTGCCGAGGGTGGCGGCCAGTGGGGCGAGGGCGGCCCGCGCGACCTCCTGGTCGCTGCGTGCGAAGTCCTCCTCCCCGACCCGTCCGAGCGCGTTCGCCGCGCAGGTCATGGTCACCGCGAACCGGCCGCCCGCCGCGTCGAGGACCACGTAGTCGTCCGGGTCGCCGGCCATCGGCCGCACCATCGCCACCCGGGCGTCCCGCAGTTGGTCGAGCGAGGCGAAGCAGGCGTAGGGCAGGCCCGCGATGTGCGCGCTGCGCGGACCGACGCCGGCCACCTGCCCGCGGGAGATCCGCACCATGGAGCCGCCGCCGACGCCGACCGTGCGGACGTCGAGTGCGCTCAGATAGGAGGTCTTGCCGAGGATCGTCGCGTGGCGCACCGCCACCTTTCCGCGCCGCACCACGCTGATGTCGGTCGAGGTGCCGCCCGTCTCCAGGAACACGCCCTCGCTGACCCGCTCCTGCATCAGCGCCCCGGCGACGCCCGCCGCCGGGCCCGACAGGATCGTCAGCAGCGGACGCCGGCGCATCTCGTCCAGCGACATCACACCGCCGTCGCAGCGCATCACCATCAGCGGCGCGGTCACCCCGGCCTTGGTGATGGACGCGTCCACCAGATCGGCCGTGGCCAGCATCCGCGGCAGGATGGCGGCGTTGACCACCGCCGTCCGGGTCCGTTTGTGCAGCCCGTACATCGAGGTGATCTCGTGGGCCGCGGCCAGCGGCAGCCCCGTGGGCCGCGCCACGTCGAGCACGGCCTGTTCGCCCTCGGGCCGGTCCACCCCGAACGGCTCGGTGGCGACGAGGACCTCGGCCCCCTCGGCGCGCACCCGCTCCACGGCCGTGCGCACCTCGGCCTCCGCGGACGGGTCGGCCACGTGCGCGTACACCAGCGGAAGTCGCTTGCCGGGGGTGAGTTCGAGCTTGCCGAAGGCGGCGAGCCGCCGGGTGATCATCGCGCCGGGCCCGCCGCCGATCCCGATCAGCCCGACCGTGGCCACATCGCCCTCCAGCAGGGCGTTGGTGGCCTGGGTGGTGCCGTGTGCCAGGAACACGACGTCGCCGGCCGTCCGGTCGACCTTCGCCAGCAGCTGTTCGAGGGCCTGGACGATGCCGTGGGCGACACCGTCCTCGTGGTGGTGGCTGGTGGGCACCTTCACCTGGCCCA
Coding sequences:
- a CDS encoding hydantoinase/oxoprolinase family protein yields the protein MTPDRRIRVGIDVGGTFTDAVAVDAVTLTLVGQVKVPTSHHHEDGVAHGIVQALEQLLAKVDRTAGDVVFLAHGTTQATNALLEGDVATVGLIGIGGGPGAMITRRLAAFGKLELTPGKRLPLVYAHVADPSAEAEVRTAVERVRAEGAEVLVATEPFGVDRPEGEQAVLDVARPTGLPLAAAHEITSMYGLHKRTRTAVVNAAILPRMLATADLVDASITKAGVTAPLMVMRCDGGVMSLDEMRRRPLLTILSGPAAGVAGALMQERVSEGVFLETGGTSTDISVVRRGKVAVRHATILGKTSYLSALDVRTVGVGGGSMVRISRGQVAGVGPRSAHIAGLPYACFASLDQLRDARVAMVRPMAGDPDDYVVLDAAGGRFAVTMTCAANALGRVGEEDFARSDQEVARAALAPLAATLGTDVAGAARSVLDAGTEQVKSVVDAMMRDYRLDRDTALLVGGGGGAAAVTPHLAASAGLEGRIARHSEVISPIGVALALVREQVERIVPGATQEQILAVRAEAERAVVAQGAAADGVEVEVTVDPQTNTVRAVATGATELRTQDRAHRADADERLRAAATSLKTPETRVRTLAGTDAYTVYGTEVRRRLRADRHPVRVVDADGVVRLGAADARVATMTVEGSGEALAALVRDTTSYGDGGVRAPAVRLLVGGRIADLSGVLEPEALLALARAELRPRGAAEPVVAVVESRT